Proteins from a single region of Pseudomonas sp. BSw22131:
- a CDS encoding molecular chaperone, which produces MSNLSLPLLLRAPVPTQSSLSFCDATPKDLKRWISSLPKANLGEMARQLYQGLGELNQLLTPSENRLQLLELLRPEVYFVCKHLERHFLNQSVVLEERPRKVANLCQALQNHLAIGYKQIIARVAPKLTKDRTTLLTTALQRALHCLNGPLIRANQLYCPVQEGLWLELHQIYQIARQNNLQSVAVNDSLAIQTRTLSVEQTYVIALLMGSSRCNQMRQHNIGRLAEVLDAWSSLVKLQSPAEDSSLFALAPTVDAPPRYKSLFTPEQLPNLLGINPMALSAAIQRYLDTPADQRSQSYLAVPAGFSLDLLHHLAAAWGDVSERAFQRTPGQGTLTLCVGMSALHYFISGQKSFNDVLQLPIVSKPANFSLQPLSADKSNVWGQTRDVDRSGTANTMLPFEEIQYQQPDDGNSSAFDNQQSFPTYSLNIVNHSPGGYCLAWPKEVPDQLQAGEMVGIHDHGQGWSIAAVRWVRQVRGGGTQMGIELIAPFAQACGMQLLRAEQNSQYLRALLLPEVRAIDVPPTVMAPRLPFEEGSKVMINTSGQERRAGLSNRRSTTGSYNQFEYQIQEGPKKVDTPGNGPEPEQEFDSLWGVL; this is translated from the coding sequence ATGAGCAATCTAAGTCTCCCTCTGTTGTTGCGTGCCCCAGTGCCCACTCAGTCGAGCCTGTCATTCTGTGACGCGACCCCAAAAGACCTGAAACGCTGGATCTCGAGCCTGCCCAAAGCCAACCTCGGCGAAATGGCACGTCAGCTCTATCAAGGGTTAGGCGAGCTGAATCAACTCCTCACTCCAAGCGAAAACCGCCTGCAACTGCTGGAGCTGCTGCGCCCCGAAGTGTATTTCGTGTGCAAGCACCTTGAACGGCACTTTCTCAACCAGTCGGTGGTGCTCGAAGAGCGTCCGCGCAAAGTCGCCAATCTCTGTCAGGCGCTGCAAAACCACCTAGCGATCGGCTACAAGCAAATCATTGCGCGTGTGGCCCCCAAGCTCACCAAAGACCGCACCACCTTGCTGACCACCGCCTTGCAGCGGGCATTGCATTGCCTGAACGGGCCGCTGATACGCGCCAACCAGCTTTACTGCCCGGTTCAGGAGGGGTTGTGGCTTGAGCTTCACCAGATCTACCAGATTGCCCGGCAAAACAATCTGCAAAGCGTCGCTGTAAACGACAGCCTGGCCATCCAAACCCGTACGTTGTCGGTGGAGCAGACCTACGTCATCGCATTGCTGATGGGCAGCTCACGCTGCAACCAGATGCGTCAGCACAATATCGGTCGCCTGGCCGAGGTGCTCGACGCCTGGAGTTCGCTGGTCAAGCTGCAATCGCCTGCCGAAGATTCCAGCCTTTTTGCGCTGGCGCCGACGGTGGACGCCCCCCCCCGCTATAAATCCCTGTTCACACCGGAGCAGCTACCCAACCTGCTGGGGATCAATCCAATGGCCCTGTCAGCGGCCATTCAGCGCTACCTCGACACCCCTGCGGATCAACGTTCGCAGTCTTATCTGGCGGTGCCGGCAGGCTTTTCGCTGGACCTGCTGCACCATCTGGCGGCGGCGTGGGGCGACGTTTCCGAGCGCGCTTTTCAGCGCACGCCGGGGCAAGGCACGCTGACGTTGTGCGTTGGTATGAGCGCGCTGCACTACTTCATCAGCGGTCAGAAAAGCTTCAACGATGTGCTGCAACTGCCAATCGTCAGCAAGCCGGCCAATTTCTCGCTGCAACCACTGAGCGCCGATAAATCCAACGTTTGGGGACAGACGAGGGATGTTGACCGCAGTGGTACAGCCAACACGATGTTGCCGTTTGAGGAAATCCAGTATCAGCAACCGGACGACGGCAATAGCTCAGCTTTTGATAATCAGCAGAGCTTTCCGACTTACAGCCTTAACATCGTGAATCACAGCCCGGGCGGTTATTGCCTGGCATGGCCAAAGGAAGTCCCGGACCAACTGCAGGCGGGCGAGATGGTCGGCATTCACGATCATGGTCAAGGCTGGAGCATCGCCGCCGTGCGCTGGGTGCGTCAGGTACGCGGTGGCGGAACCCAGATGGGGATTGAGCTGATCGCTCCTTTCGCGCAGGCCTGCGGAATGCAGTTATTGCGCGCCGAGCAAAACAGCCAGTATCTGCGGGCACTGTTGCTGCCGGAGGTTCGCGCCATCGACGTACCTCCGACCGTCATGGCGCCGCGCCTGCCTTTTGAAGAAGGCAGCAAGGTGATGATCAATACCAGTGGCCAGGAACGTCGTGCCGGGCTGAGCAATCG
- the asd gene encoding archaetidylserine decarboxylase (Phosphatidylserine decarboxylase is synthesized as a single chain precursor. Generation of the pyruvoyl active site from a Ser is coupled to cleavage of a Gly-Ser bond between the larger (beta) and smaller (alpha chains). It is an integral membrane protein.) has translation MKQRLFIFFQYVLPHHLLSRLAGCVAECRVRWFKNAFTQWFARRYQVDISQALVEDVTAYEHFNAFFTRALKPGARPLDETPGAILCPADGAVSQLGAIEHGRIFQAKGHSFSALELLGGDARLSAPFMGGEFATIYLSPKDYHRVHMPLAGTLREMVYVPGRIFSVNQTTAENVPELFARNERVVCLFDTERGPMAVVLVGAMIVASIETVWAGLVTPPKRELKTTRYDEAARAPIHLEKGAELGRFKLGSTAIVLFGPGQVKWAEQLAAGSPTQMGQTLALPVQA, from the coding sequence ATGAAACAGCGTCTGTTTATCTTTTTTCAATACGTGCTCCCTCATCACCTGCTGTCTCGCCTCGCTGGCTGCGTCGCCGAATGCCGGGTGCGGTGGTTCAAAAACGCTTTTACCCAATGGTTCGCTCGCCGCTATCAAGTCGATATTTCTCAAGCGCTGGTGGAAGACGTCACGGCTTACGAGCACTTCAATGCGTTTTTCACCCGGGCACTGAAACCGGGCGCACGTCCACTGGACGAAACGCCTGGTGCCATTCTTTGCCCTGCTGACGGAGCCGTCAGCCAACTGGGCGCCATTGAGCACGGCAGAATCTTCCAGGCCAAAGGCCACAGCTTCAGCGCTCTGGAACTGCTGGGCGGCGACGCGCGTTTGTCGGCCCCTTTCATGGGCGGTGAGTTCGCCACTATTTACCTGTCACCGAAGGACTACCACCGCGTGCACATGCCGCTGGCCGGTACGCTGCGCGAAATGGTCTACGTGCCGGGGCGCATTTTCTCGGTCAACCAGACCACTGCCGAAAACGTACCTGAGTTGTTCGCCCGCAACGAACGTGTCGTGTGCCTGTTCGATACTGAACGCGGTCCAATGGCCGTGGTGCTCGTCGGCGCAATGATCGTGGCGTCCATCGAAACGGTCTGGGCCGGACTGGTGACGCCGCCCAAGCGCGAGCTGAAAACTACCCGTTATGACGAGGCCGCTCGGGCGCCGATTCATCTGGAAAAAGGTGCAGAACTGGGCCGTTTCAAGCTCGGCTCCACCGCCATCGTGCTGTTCGGGCCAGGTCAGGTGAAGTGGGCAGAGCAACTCGCAGCCGGCTCACCGACGCAAATGGGTCAAACGTTGGCGTTGCCTGTTCAGGCCTGA
- the rhdA gene encoding thiosulfate sulfurtransferase, whose translation MSAFSSLPLVIEPAELQARLDAPELILVDLTSSARYSAGHIPGARFVDPKFTQLGQPPAPGLLPSLSQLQALFGELGHNPNAAYVVYDDEGGGWAGRFIWLLDVIGHHQYHYLDGGLIAWEAENLALSTEVPDAVGGPVQLTLHDEPTATREYLQSRLGADDLAIWDARAPTEYSGEKVVAAKGGHIPGAVNFEWTAGMDTARSLRIRKDMPQILERLGITPDKEIITHCQTHHRSGFTYLVAKALGYPRVKGYAGSWGEWGNHPDTPVER comes from the coding sequence ATGTCTGCCTTTTCAAGCCTGCCACTGGTGATTGAGCCTGCCGAACTCCAGGCTCGCCTCGACGCTCCAGAGCTGATTCTCGTTGACCTGACCAGCAGCGCTCGTTACAGCGCCGGCCACATCCCGGGCGCACGCTTTGTCGACCCCAAGTTCACGCAACTGGGCCAGCCGCCCGCCCCAGGCCTGCTGCCGTCACTGTCACAACTGCAAGCGCTTTTCGGCGAACTGGGCCATAACCCGAACGCGGCGTACGTGGTCTACGACGACGAAGGCGGTGGCTGGGCGGGACGCTTCATCTGGTTGCTGGATGTCATCGGGCATCACCAGTACCACTATCTCGACGGCGGATTGATTGCCTGGGAAGCCGAGAACCTGGCGCTCTCCACCGAGGTGCCGGATGCTGTCGGCGGACCGGTCCAGCTCACGCTGCACGACGAACCCACAGCAACACGTGAATACCTGCAAAGTCGCCTTGGCGCTGACGATCTGGCTATCTGGGACGCGCGAGCGCCCACCGAGTACTCCGGGGAGAAAGTGGTCGCAGCCAAAGGCGGGCACATCCCCGGCGCCGTCAACTTCGAATGGACAGCTGGCATGGACACGGCGCGCAGCCTGCGCATCCGCAAGGACATGCCGCAAATCCTCGAGCGCCTGGGCATCACGCCCGACAAAGAAATCATCACCCATTGCCAGACGCATCACCGCTCCGGCTTTACCTACCTGGTGGCCAAAGCACTGGGTTACCCGCGCGTGAAAGGCTATGCGGGATCGTGGGGCGAATGGGGCAATCACCCGGACACACCGGTCGAACGCTGA
- a CDS encoding HDOD domain-containing protein — protein MQPETSPQLHVPKTLDGWIKQLDSLVLPVPAAAHAKVRAALNDSRRSMRDIADLMHESPALVLSVLREANLHNGGITEPAESLEVALNRLGLARTETLLARLPAKEPQDIPLALRQLQMISQHATQQATGLFANQLARLWQDIHLGSLLFLSPLWPMALAHPTLLEDWELRVIHKGECAKKTEKALFGVRLVHLCKAIAEHWHLPIWVTRGYRLMISEQRNLAKVLHIAHENDDPLKQQQQLDADLPLQRWLNQPANTILLATGLSLAAQHAWDSPHNLRWQLLTSLYLQQPLAAVQQQVHQNAASSARLHARPDIWHPAQALLWPWGTRRTHKSLLAAPPPSTEALQDWRKQCAQLLQEPTPFSNAVHLTSFARDALLACGLKRVMLLMIDRKTEVLRVHQMAGLDKAVSGLVVPIKDSAVLQRLLAQPTQLRLTPTNNAQFSALLPASLRSPFSGDNLLIRSIGNSGRVLMLLMADQGGGPLSEITVQAFGKTAQCIEKALTTFSHRNE, from the coding sequence ATGCAACCAGAAACCTCGCCACAGCTTCATGTCCCCAAAACACTCGACGGATGGATCAAGCAGCTGGACAGCCTCGTGCTTCCCGTCCCGGCTGCGGCGCACGCCAAAGTGCGCGCCGCGCTCAATGACAGCCGCCGCTCGATGCGTGACATCGCTGATTTGATGCATGAAAGCCCTGCACTGGTCCTGAGCGTTCTGCGTGAAGCCAACCTGCACAACGGCGGGATTACGGAGCCCGCCGAGAGCCTCGAAGTCGCGCTCAATCGCCTTGGGCTGGCGCGCACCGAAACCCTCCTCGCCCGCTTGCCGGCCAAAGAGCCACAAGATATCCCGCTGGCGCTCCGGCAATTGCAGATGATCAGTCAGCACGCAACGCAGCAAGCCACCGGGCTTTTCGCCAATCAGTTGGCCCGACTGTGGCAAGACATTCATCTGGGCAGTCTGCTGTTTCTGTCGCCCCTGTGGCCCATGGCCCTGGCGCATCCCACGCTTCTGGAAGACTGGGAATTGCGGGTCATTCACAAGGGTGAGTGCGCCAAAAAAACTGAAAAAGCGCTGTTTGGCGTCCGCCTTGTTCACCTGTGTAAAGCCATAGCCGAGCACTGGCATTTGCCGATCTGGGTGACCCGGGGTTACCGGTTGATGATCAGCGAGCAGCGCAATCTGGCGAAGGTGCTGCACATCGCCCACGAGAACGATGATCCGCTCAAACAACAGCAACAACTGGATGCCGATCTGCCGCTGCAACGCTGGCTGAATCAGCCCGCCAACACCATCCTGCTAGCCACCGGCCTTTCACTGGCGGCGCAACATGCCTGGGACAGCCCGCATAACCTGCGCTGGCAATTGCTTACCAGCCTGTATTTGCAGCAGCCACTGGCGGCCGTTCAGCAGCAAGTCCATCAAAACGCCGCCAGCAGTGCCCGCCTGCACGCACGGCCGGATATCTGGCACCCCGCACAGGCATTGTTGTGGCCGTGGGGCACACGGCGCACGCACAAAAGCCTGCTGGCAGCGCCACCTCCGTCCACGGAGGCGCTGCAGGACTGGCGCAAGCAGTGCGCGCAACTGCTGCAAGAACCGACTCCGTTCAGCAACGCGGTGCACTTGACCTCATTTGCCCGTGACGCCCTGCTGGCCTGCGGTCTCAAGCGGGTCATGCTGCTGATGATCGACCGCAAGACAGAGGTCCTGCGCGTTCATCAAATGGCGGGGCTGGACAAAGCCGTCTCCGGGCTGGTCGTGCCAATAAAGGACAGCGCCGTGCTCCAGCGCTTGCTGGCACAGCCCACTCAACTGCGCCTTACCCCGACCAACAACGCACAGTTCTCTGCCTTGCTGCCTGCCAGCCTGCGCAGCCCTTTCAGCGGCGATAACCTGTTGATTCGCTCCATTGGCAACAGTGGCCGAGTGTTGATGCTGTTGATGGCCGATCAGGGCGGCGGACCTCTCTCGGAAATCACGGTGCAGGCCTTTGGCAAAACCGCTCAATGCATCGAAAAGGCGCTCACGACGTTTAGCCATCGCAACGAGTGA
- the motA gene encoding flagellar motor stator protein MotA, protein MAKIIGIIVVFASVLGGYVLSHGQIAALIQPYEVLIIGGAALGAFLQANPGYMTMLVIKKSLKMFGTRFTHAFYLEVLGLIYEILNKSRREGMMAIEGDIEEPENSPIFTKYPGILKDTRMIAFVCDYLRIMSSGNMAPHELEGLFDMELLSMKEELEHPSHAVTGVADAMPGFGIVAAVLGIVVTMASLGSGDKAAIGMHVGAALVGTFFGILAAYGFFGPLATSLAHDAKEEMNVFEAIKASLVASASGVPPSLAVEFGRKVLYPAHRPSFSELEQAVRGR, encoded by the coding sequence ATGGCAAAAATTATCGGCATCATCGTCGTTTTCGCGAGTGTACTCGGCGGATACGTCCTGTCCCACGGCCAGATTGCCGCGTTGATTCAGCCCTATGAGGTGTTGATCATCGGCGGCGCCGCACTGGGCGCATTTTTGCAGGCCAACCCTGGCTACATGACCATGCTGGTCATCAAAAAGTCGCTGAAGATGTTCGGTACTCGCTTTACTCATGCGTTCTATCTGGAAGTGCTTGGCCTCATCTACGAGATCCTCAACAAGAGCCGCCGCGAAGGCATGATGGCAATCGAGGGCGACATAGAAGAGCCCGAGAACAGCCCGATTTTTACGAAATATCCCGGCATCCTGAAAGACACCCGCATGATCGCGTTCGTCTGCGACTACCTGCGCATCATGTCCTCCGGCAACATGGCGCCGCACGAGCTCGAAGGCTTGTTCGACATGGAACTGCTTAGCATGAAGGAAGAACTCGAACATCCTTCGCACGCTGTAACCGGCGTTGCTGACGCCATGCCCGGCTTCGGCATCGTGGCTGCGGTACTCGGTATCGTGGTGACCATGGCTTCGCTGGGTTCTGGCGACAAGGCAGCCATTGGCATGCACGTTGGCGCGGCGCTGGTGGGGACCTTCTTCGGTATTCTCGCGGCCTACGGCTTCTTTGGCCCATTGGCGACTTCTCTGGCCCATGACGCCAAAGAGGAGATGAACGTGTTCGAGGCCATCAAGGCGTCGTTGGTTGCGTCGGCGTCCGGCGTGCCGCCGTCACTGGCTGTCGAGTTTGGCCGCAAAGTGCTGTACCCCGCACACCGCCCCAGCTTCAGTGAGCTGGAACAAGCTGTCCGCGGTCGTTGA
- the motB gene encoding flagellar motor protein MotB, producing MENNQPIIIKRVKRYGGGHHGGAWKIAFADFATAMMAFFLVLWLMSSATPEQLIAIAGYFKDPVGFSDSGSPYVIDLGGSPEMSPDQTLNPEVQSVPAPDRVPIDSDKQNAASEQAEQVEQERLELLLQELQNKVNENPQLQKFKDQILFEITQDGLRIQIMDADNRPMFDIGSARLKPYFEDILLAMADTIKAVPNKISVSGHTDATPFVGNNGIGNWELSAGRANAARRALVAGSYPESQVARVVGYASSALYDKEHPESPINRRIDIVVMTKKAQQKIEGSQNVGEAPQTPDAPGAPAPSPVPGATAPANQPGASISTPAVDPQAYAQPHEIRQKLNIFDQGQLKIDETNN from the coding sequence ATGGAAAATAATCAGCCGATCATAATCAAGCGCGTCAAGCGCTACGGCGGCGGGCACCACGGCGGCGCCTGGAAAATCGCTTTCGCTGACTTTGCGACGGCGATGATGGCGTTCTTCCTGGTGCTGTGGCTGATGTCGTCCGCTACCCCTGAGCAATTGATCGCAATCGCCGGTTACTTCAAAGACCCGGTTGGTTTTTCCGACAGCGGGTCGCCCTACGTGATCGACCTGGGCGGATCGCCCGAGATGTCCCCGGACCAGACCCTTAACCCCGAAGTGCAATCGGTGCCTGCGCCTGATCGCGTGCCTATTGATTCCGATAAGCAAAACGCAGCGTCCGAGCAAGCTGAACAGGTTGAGCAGGAACGTCTGGAATTGTTGCTGCAAGAGTTGCAGAACAAGGTCAACGAGAACCCTCAGTTGCAGAAGTTCAAGGACCAGATCCTGTTCGAAATCACGCAGGACGGCCTGCGGATTCAGATCATGGACGCCGATAACCGGCCGATGTTCGACATTGGCAGCGCGCGCCTCAAGCCGTATTTCGAGGACATTCTGCTAGCCATGGCTGACACCATCAAGGCGGTGCCCAACAAAATCAGCGTCAGCGGTCATACCGATGCAACGCCGTTCGTGGGCAACAATGGAATTGGTAACTGGGAGTTGTCGGCTGGCCGTGCCAATGCCGCGCGCCGCGCGCTGGTGGCCGGCAGTTATCCGGAGTCGCAGGTGGCGCGTGTGGTCGGTTACGCCTCGTCAGCGTTGTATGACAAGGAACACCCCGAGAGCCCTATCAATCGACGTATCGACATTGTGGTCATGACCAAAAAGGCCCAGCAGAAAATCGAAGGCTCGCAGAACGTTGGCGAGGCGCCGCAAACGCCGGATGCGCCTGGAGCCCCTGCGCCATCGCCTGTACCTGGCGCTACAGCGCCGGCCAATCAGCCGGGGGCGTCGATTTCCACACCTGCAGTTGATCCACAGGCTTACGCCCAACCCCACGAGATTCGGCAGAAGCTGAACATCTTCGATCAGGGCCAGTTGAAGATCGACGAAACCAATAACTGA
- a CDS encoding bacteriocin immunity protein: MTSKLISEYTEKEFLELVSAICDGGGASEEEDVRNVLEFERLTEHPEGSDLIFYPRDDREDSPQGIVREVKEWRTANGKPGFKPE; the protein is encoded by the coding sequence ATGACCAGTAAACTAATCTCCGAATATACCGAGAAAGAATTCCTTGAGCTTGTTAGCGCAATCTGTGACGGCGGAGGGGCTTCAGAGGAAGAAGACGTCCGGAATGTCTTGGAGTTTGAGAGACTGACTGAACACCCAGAGGGTTCTGATCTCATTTTCTACCCTAGAGATGACCGTGAAGACAGCCCGCAGGGAATAGTGCGAGAAGTGAAAGAATGGCGAACCGCCAACGGCAAGCCTGGGTTTAAACCAGAATAA
- a CDS encoding S-type pyocin domain-containing protein, with product MTTLQQLFAATEDEINLVVGSAALPVIEKLTRKRAAIDMLINSKSDELHRSNEIANVFYGSSPLNRNPVDFVNAFFPRIRSKSPDEVFKAWIESYSAAHGVTLLTATIRILNEQAASLDAEIEVARAQQAIAEAEARRHAEEKAQLAAQAKAEARRHAEEQAHLAAQAEARRRTEEQARLAAQAEAEARRHAEEQAQLAAQAKAEAQRLAVEQERAASEEQKPSHESNGLEADASAVANIYHIRGSIGVTQPSLVTASGAIALVETAALTLQAAIRAAIATLTTTVSSVAAGLFVGVSALIYSPRLADGELPEDYFFSLPLSEMAPEERQDLHTVAADGGAVELPFRISSKPHEEGNSELIVIHATASSLPTLVKVVAATYHQETNTYSLTTADSPPRTLIWTPAETPENSSTTLPTEEPAPSIILGPSITPAEGRIETYPQVADTTFNDLIIVFPIDSGLSPIYVMFKDRREEPGTVTGNGEQAGERWLSGASTGEGVAIPSHIADQLRGQEFRNFRHFREALWRAVGNDPQMAKQFTKQNMGHLLKGKAPYSRRADRVGGRVKLEIHHRIHLAAGGQLYDIGNLRIVTSKLHISIHKQGKDYDQ from the coding sequence ATGACTACTCTGCAGCAGCTCTTTGCAGCAACCGAAGACGAAATCAATTTAGTTGTAGGCAGCGCCGCACTTCCCGTGATCGAGAAGCTGACGCGAAAGAGAGCAGCAATTGACATGCTGATCAACTCGAAAAGTGACGAGCTTCACCGAAGCAATGAGATTGCCAACGTATTCTATGGAAGCAGTCCTCTAAATCGAAACCCTGTCGACTTCGTAAATGCATTTTTTCCACGCATACGCTCGAAAAGCCCTGATGAGGTATTTAAAGCTTGGATTGAATCTTACAGCGCTGCTCACGGAGTCACGCTTCTCACAGCGACGATCAGAATCCTCAATGAACAAGCTGCCTCTCTAGACGCCGAAATAGAGGTGGCCCGAGCGCAACAAGCTATAGCAGAAGCGGAGGCACGGAGGCATGCCGAAGAAAAAGCGCAGCTGGCTGCACAGGCTAAAGCGGAAGCACGGCGGCACGCCGAAGAGCAAGCGCACCTAGCCGCACAGGCAGAAGCACGGCGGCGCACCGAAGAACAAGCGCGGCTGGCTGCACAGGCTGAAGCGGAAGCACGACGGCACGCCGAAGAGCAAGCGCAGCTGGCTGCACAGGCTAAAGCGGAAGCACAGCGCCTAGCAGTTGAACAAGAGCGGGCCGCAAGCGAAGAGCAAAAACCATCTCATGAGAGCAATGGGCTGGAGGCTGACGCAAGTGCAGTGGCCAACATTTATCACATCAGAGGATCCATCGGCGTTACTCAGCCCTCGCTGGTAACAGCTTCGGGTGCTATCGCGCTCGTTGAAACCGCCGCCCTCACCTTGCAGGCAGCCATCCGGGCGGCGATAGCAACTCTGACCACAACAGTTTCAAGTGTGGCTGCCGGACTTTTTGTGGGTGTTTCGGCATTGATATACTCGCCCAGGCTCGCTGATGGTGAACTCCCGGAAGATTACTTTTTCAGCCTTCCCTTGTCAGAAATGGCTCCTGAGGAAAGGCAGGACCTACACACTGTTGCAGCCGACGGGGGCGCTGTTGAATTGCCATTTCGAATCAGCTCGAAACCCCACGAGGAAGGCAATTCAGAGCTCATTGTGATTCATGCGACCGCGTCAAGCTTGCCAACATTAGTGAAGGTCGTCGCAGCTACGTATCACCAAGAGACCAACACTTACAGCCTCACAACCGCAGATAGCCCGCCTAGGACTCTAATCTGGACGCCAGCCGAAACGCCCGAGAACAGTTCGACTACCCTTCCAACTGAGGAGCCAGCGCCATCGATAATCCTTGGCCCAAGCATAACCCCGGCTGAAGGGAGAATTGAGACATATCCCCAAGTGGCAGATACAACCTTCAACGACTTGATCATTGTCTTCCCCATAGATTCGGGACTCTCCCCGATCTATGTAATGTTTAAAGATCGGAGGGAGGAACCAGGGACCGTAACAGGTAACGGAGAGCAGGCTGGAGAGAGATGGTTGAGCGGAGCGTCGACTGGAGAGGGGGTTGCGATCCCCTCACATATAGCCGATCAATTGAGAGGACAAGAATTCAGAAACTTCAGACATTTTAGAGAAGCGCTTTGGAGGGCCGTGGGGAATGACCCCCAGATGGCGAAGCAATTTACAAAGCAGAATATGGGGCATCTGTTAAAAGGCAAAGCTCCTTATTCTCGAAGAGCAGATAGAGTGGGAGGTAGGGTCAAGCTCGAAATCCATCACCGCATACATTTAGCCGCTGGCGGCCAGCTATATGATATCGGCAATCTTCGAATCGTAACCTCGAAGCTTCATATCAGTATCCACAAACAAGGTAAAGATTATGACCAGTAA
- the rsgA gene encoding small ribosomal subunit biogenesis GTPase RsgA encodes MAKRQLNRRQNWRIEKIQGERAARAAKRESLTIESLEGGDLGPEQTGLVIAHFGVQVEVEAQEGDLSGQVFRCHLRANLPALVTGDRVVWRAGNQGIGVIVAQLPRNTELCRPDSRGQLKPVASNVDLIVIVFAPMPEPHANLIDRYLVAAEHAGIHPLLLLNKFDLIDEQNAPALNALLAVYRTLGYPVLEVSAHHGDGMQQLQAQLDGHISVFVGQSGVGKSSLVNSLLPEVGTRVGPLSELSGQGTHTTTTARLFHFPNGGDLIDSPGIREFGLGHVSRADVEAGFIEFNDLIGTCRFRDCKHDREPGCALLKALDDGRVQQQRMNSYRSIIASLPESSY; translated from the coding sequence ATGGCCAAACGCCAACTCAATCGTCGTCAAAACTGGCGCATCGAAAAGATTCAAGGCGAGCGTGCCGCCCGCGCCGCCAAACGTGAATCGCTGACAATCGAATCGCTGGAAGGCGGCGACCTTGGCCCCGAGCAAACGGGGCTGGTCATTGCGCACTTTGGTGTGCAAGTGGAAGTCGAGGCCCAGGAAGGCGATCTGAGCGGTCAGGTTTTCCGCTGCCATTTGCGCGCCAACCTGCCTGCGCTGGTCACCGGTGATCGTGTGGTCTGGCGAGCCGGCAACCAGGGCATTGGTGTGATCGTCGCGCAGTTGCCGCGCAACACCGAGCTGTGCCGGCCTGACAGCCGCGGTCAGCTCAAACCTGTCGCGTCCAACGTCGACCTGATCGTGATCGTATTCGCGCCAATGCCCGAGCCTCACGCCAACCTGATCGACCGCTATCTGGTCGCAGCCGAGCACGCAGGCATTCATCCGCTGCTGCTGCTGAACAAGTTCGACCTGATCGACGAACAAAACGCCCCCGCGCTGAATGCACTGCTCGCGGTTTATCGCACGCTGGGTTATCCGGTACTGGAAGTGTCGGCGCACCACGGCGACGGCATGCAACAACTGCAAGCGCAACTGGATGGGCACATCAGCGTGTTCGTTGGTCAATCGGGCGTGGGTAAATCGTCGCTGGTCAACAGCCTGTTGCCGGAAGTCGGCACACGCGTCGGGCCGTTGTCGGAGTTGTCCGGCCAAGGCACGCACACCACAACCACCGCTCGCCTGTTCCACTTCCCCAACGGCGGTGACTTGATCGACTCCCCCGGCATTCGTGAATTTGGCCTTGGCCATGTCAGTCGCGCCGACGTGGAAGCGGGTTTCATCGAGTTCAACGACCTGATCGGCACCTGCCGCTTCCGTGACTGCAAGCATGATCGCGAGCCAGGATGCGCATTGCTCAAGGCTCTGGACGACGGCCGCGTGCAGCAGCAGCGAATGAACAGCTATCGCTCGATCATCGCAAGTCTGCCGGAAAGCAGCTACTGA
- the orn gene encoding oligoribonuclease, which produces MQSKQNLIWIDLEMTGLDPDNDVIIEMATIITDSELNTLAEGPVIAVHQSDELLAGMDEWNTRQHGGSGLTQRVRESTISNDEAEAMTLAFIKQWVPERSSPICGNSICQDRRFLYKRMPTLENYFHYRNLDVSTLKELAARWSPELKFKKGSTHLALDDIRESIAELQFYREHFIKV; this is translated from the coding sequence ATGCAGAGCAAGCAGAACCTGATCTGGATCGACCTGGAAATGACCGGTCTGGACCCCGATAACGACGTCATCATCGAGATGGCGACCATCATCACCGACAGTGAACTGAACACCCTGGCTGAGGGCCCGGTCATCGCCGTGCACCAGAGCGACGAGTTGCTGGCCGGCATGGATGAATGGAATACCCGTCAGCATGGCGGCTCAGGCCTGACCCAGCGCGTGCGCGAGAGTACGATCTCCAATGACGAAGCCGAAGCCATGACGCTGGCATTCATCAAGCAATGGGTGCCGGAGCGCAGCTCGCCGATTTGTGGCAACAGCATCTGCCAGGATCGTCGCTTCCTTTATAAGCGCATGCCCACCCTGGAAAACTATTTCCATTACCGCAACCTCGATGTCTCGACGCTCAAGGAGCTGGCGGCGCGCTGGTCACCCGAGCTGAAGTTCAAGAAGGGCAGTACGCACCTGGCACTGGATGACATCCGCGAATCCATTGCTGAACTGCAGTTCTATCGCGAGCACTTCATCAAGGTCTGA